From the Flavobacteriales bacterium genome, one window contains:
- a CDS encoding antibiotic biosynthesis monooxygenase, whose protein sequence is MIVKTPSAPYYAIIFTALLSDDLTGYDETAERMMELAKEHEGFCGMEEIGDKWEINISYWEDLDSIRAWKANSEHLTAQERGRKQWYECFKMRIAKVERDYEFDKSNS, encoded by the coding sequence CCATATTACGCAATTATATTTACGGCATTATTAAGCGACGACCTTACAGGATACGACGAAACTGCTGAACGTATGATGGAGCTTGCCAAGGAACATGAGGGCTTCTGTGGTATGGAAGAGATTGGCGACAAATGGGAAATTAATATCTCCTATTGGGAAGACCTAGACTCAATCAGAGCCTGGAAAGCTAACTCAGAACATTTAACCGCTCAAGAGCGAGGCAGAAAACAGTGGTACGAGTGTTTCAAAATGCGTATTGCCAAAGTGGAAAGAGATTACGAATTCGACAAGAGCAATTCTTAA
- a CDS encoding DUF1801 domain-containing protein, which yields MPDCKEKLAYNVTFYHLNRRVCFIWPASIQWGKTKHQGVNLGFCSANLMQDEINYLGKGTCKEVYWKTFNDVSEIDVDIVRTYLFEAVDVDRKYFSKK from the coding sequence ATGCCCGATTGCAAGGAGAAGTTAGCTTACAACGTTACTTTCTACCATCTCAACCGACGTGTATGCTTTATTTGGCCTGCTTCTATTCAATGGGGGAAAACAAAACACCAAGGTGTTAACCTCGGTTTCTGTAGCGCTAATCTCATGCAAGACGAAATTAACTATCTAGGAAAAGGCACTTGCAAAGAAGTGTATTGGAAAACCTTTAATGATGTTTCTGAAATTGATGTAGATATAGTCCGTACTTATCTATTTGAAGCGGTAGATGTCGACAGGAAGTATTTCAGTAAGAAATAA